One region of Myxococcus fulvus genomic DNA includes:
- a CDS encoding type I polyketide synthase: MATDSSNADTTGLEIAVIGMAGRFPGARDLEAFWRNLRDGVESIRFLEDADLEPSALDTAAVRSDPNYVKAAAVLEDADLFDAGYFGVTPKEAEVMDPQQRVFLECAVEALEHAGYDTERFKGRIGVYAGARTDTYVFNLFSNPAALGGLDPFEIGLGNDLAFLTTRVAHRLNLRGPAYSVHTACSTALVALHLAGQALLADECRMAVAGGVAINVPQNVGYLYQYGGIVSPDGHCRAFDAKAAGTIFGSGIGLVVLKRLEDALADGDTIHAVIKGSAINNDGAVKASFTAPSVQGQATVIKDALAAAEVSADSIHYVEAHGTGTALGDPIEVRALTKAFGNKTKGRRSIPIGSVKTNVGHLDAAAGSASLLKAILAMKHQQLPPSLHFESPNPQIDFDSGPFYVNTALQPWPRGRTPRRAGVSSFGIGGTNAHVILEEAPATPASSASRPWELLVLSARSHTALDTATARLAQHLESHPELSLSDVAHTLQVGRKAHSHRRVLVARDVQDAVRVLRMAEPQRVLTATHETSQRPVSFLFSDAGVGTPLESLYRSEPAFRAEVDACAKRLRSPLGLDLSAAMYPEDGRRPSLPEPLGTMARFVEQYALARLWMTWGLVPESVLGEGIGAWVAAALSGALPLEKALTMALLGDPSNQRRGLTGSGLKSPEMPLLSAATGAFVTDAEAMRPETWMDAASNTSRLDDALRELVKEPTRVVLTMGTPGALVERARALAGTTGTRAIRTSVADSLPALASVLSTLGQLWLDGVEVDWDDVNEDRGLRRVPLPTYPFERQRYWVAPAARAEPTQAVSPQAPQGKLADVADWFHVPAWHRTAPIALDRKALQERRCWVLFVDGLGVGEALARRLEEAGQDVVRVRQGGAFMRDAAKRYALDARLRGDYATLWKDLADQDLSPSVVVHLWSLGSSGEEPSSPELFRKVQDTGYYSLLHLGQALAKGDTSRPVRIEIVTDRVQDVAGEGTALPEKATLLGPCKVIPQEQEHVSTRCLDVVAPAPGSPAVEKLAERLLAELSQRSRDAVVAWRGSLRYAQTHSPLRLEPVGEAPTPLREKGVYLITGGLGGVGLMLAEHLARTLHARIALLGRTALPAPSEWDGYLATHPEDDAVARRILRVRELEQAGAQVMVVHADVADAAQLEAAVAKVEARFGALNGVLHCAGVTQGPSLYNPLTDIGRSESETQFGPKVHGTYALEQVLSRRSADFVLLFSSNAAVLGGLGYLTYASSNLFMDAFAQARAGRSGTRWVSASWDPWPEETKHTNVRTSMDQYAMTPAEGAEAVRRLVTLGVDGQVVVATGDLAQRWRLWIQRETSQPVAGARAAGKPRRSKTPFVAPGSELEKQLAALWQEVLGVDSVGLNDNFFDLGGHSLLATRVAGRLRTQFDLDIPLAKLFEAATVASLAKLVADHQAALEEAASQAALDELANLSDEEIEAELARRSR; encoded by the coding sequence ATGGCCACGGATTCGTCCAACGCGGACACCACCGGACTGGAGATCGCCGTCATCGGCATGGCGGGGCGGTTCCCGGGGGCGCGCGACCTGGAGGCCTTCTGGAGGAACCTGCGCGACGGCGTGGAGTCCATCCGGTTCCTGGAGGACGCGGACCTGGAGCCCAGCGCGCTCGACACCGCCGCCGTGCGCTCGGACCCGAACTACGTGAAGGCCGCGGCCGTCCTGGAGGACGCGGACCTGTTCGACGCGGGCTACTTCGGCGTCACCCCCAAGGAAGCGGAGGTGATGGACCCGCAGCAGCGCGTCTTCCTGGAGTGCGCCGTGGAGGCCCTGGAGCACGCGGGCTACGACACCGAGCGATTCAAGGGCCGCATCGGCGTGTACGCGGGCGCGCGCACGGACACGTACGTCTTCAACCTCTTCTCGAACCCCGCCGCGCTGGGTGGCTTGGACCCGTTCGAGATTGGCCTGGGCAACGACCTGGCCTTCCTCACCACGCGCGTGGCGCACCGGCTCAACCTGCGCGGCCCCGCCTACTCGGTGCACACCGCGTGCTCCACCGCGCTGGTCGCGCTGCACCTGGCCGGACAGGCGCTGCTCGCCGACGAGTGCCGGATGGCCGTGGCGGGCGGCGTGGCCATCAACGTCCCGCAGAACGTGGGCTACCTGTACCAGTACGGCGGCATCGTCTCGCCGGACGGCCACTGCCGCGCGTTCGACGCGAAGGCCGCGGGCACCATCTTCGGCAGCGGCATCGGCCTTGTCGTCCTCAAGCGGCTGGAGGACGCGCTCGCCGACGGCGACACCATCCACGCCGTCATCAAGGGCTCGGCCATCAACAACGACGGCGCCGTGAAGGCCAGCTTCACCGCGCCCAGCGTGCAGGGGCAGGCCACCGTCATCAAGGACGCGCTCGCCGCCGCCGAGGTGTCCGCGGACAGCATCCACTACGTGGAGGCGCACGGCACCGGCACCGCGCTGGGAGACCCCATCGAGGTGCGCGCGCTGACGAAGGCCTTCGGCAACAAGACCAAGGGGCGTCGCAGCATCCCCATCGGCTCGGTGAAGACGAACGTGGGGCACCTGGACGCGGCGGCCGGCAGCGCGAGCCTGCTCAAGGCCATCCTCGCGATGAAGCACCAGCAGCTCCCGCCCAGCCTCCACTTCGAGTCGCCCAACCCGCAGATCGACTTCGACAGCGGTCCCTTCTACGTGAACACCGCGCTCCAGCCGTGGCCCCGTGGGCGCACGCCCCGGCGCGCGGGCGTGAGCTCGTTCGGCATCGGCGGCACCAACGCGCACGTCATCCTCGAGGAGGCGCCCGCCACGCCCGCGTCCTCCGCGAGCCGCCCCTGGGAGCTGCTCGTGCTGTCGGCGCGCAGCCACACGGCGCTCGACACGGCGACCGCGCGGCTCGCGCAGCACCTGGAGTCCCATCCCGAGCTGTCGCTCTCTGACGTGGCCCACACGCTCCAGGTGGGCCGCAAGGCGCACTCGCACCGCAGGGTCCTCGTCGCTCGTGACGTCCAGGACGCCGTGCGCGTGCTGCGCATGGCCGAGCCCCAGCGCGTCCTCACGGCGACGCACGAGACGAGCCAGCGGCCCGTGTCGTTCCTCTTCTCCGATGCCGGAGTGGGCACGCCGCTGGAGTCGCTCTACCGCTCGGAGCCGGCGTTCCGCGCGGAGGTGGACGCCTGCGCGAAGCGGCTGCGCTCGCCGTTGGGCCTGGACCTGAGCGCCGCGATGTATCCCGAGGACGGCCGCCGGCCCTCGCTGCCCGAGCCCCTGGGCACGATGGCTCGCTTCGTCGAACAGTACGCCCTGGCGCGTCTGTGGATGACCTGGGGCCTGGTACCCGAGTCCGTGCTCGGAGAGGGCATCGGCGCGTGGGTCGCGGCGGCGCTCTCCGGTGCGCTCCCGCTGGAGAAGGCCCTGACGATGGCGCTGCTCGGTGACCCGAGCAATCAGCGTCGAGGACTGACGGGCTCGGGGCTGAAGTCTCCCGAGATGCCGCTGCTCTCCGCGGCGACGGGCGCCTTCGTCACGGACGCCGAGGCCATGCGCCCGGAGACCTGGATGGACGCGGCGAGCAACACGTCCCGCCTGGACGATGCGCTGCGCGAGCTGGTGAAGGAGCCCACCCGCGTCGTCCTCACGATGGGAACCCCGGGTGCACTGGTCGAGCGCGCTCGCGCGTTGGCGGGCACCACTGGGACGCGCGCCATCAGGACCAGCGTCGCGGACTCGCTGCCCGCGCTGGCCTCCGTGCTCAGCACGCTGGGCCAGCTCTGGTTGGACGGCGTGGAGGTGGACTGGGACGACGTGAACGAGGACCGTGGCCTCCGCCGCGTGCCGCTGCCCACCTACCCCTTCGAGCGACAGCGCTACTGGGTGGCCCCCGCCGCGCGCGCCGAGCCCACGCAGGCCGTTTCTCCCCAGGCACCGCAAGGAAAGCTCGCGGACGTCGCGGACTGGTTCCATGTCCCCGCGTGGCACCGCACGGCGCCCATCGCGCTGGACCGCAAGGCGCTGCAGGAGCGCCGCTGCTGGGTGCTCTTCGTGGACGGCCTGGGCGTCGGCGAGGCGCTGGCCCGTCGACTGGAGGAAGCCGGACAGGACGTGGTGCGCGTGCGCCAGGGCGGCGCCTTCATGCGCGACGCGGCGAAGCGGTATGCGCTGGATGCGCGGCTGCGCGGTGACTACGCGACGCTGTGGAAGGACCTGGCCGACCAGGACCTGAGCCCCTCGGTGGTGGTGCACCTGTGGAGCCTGGGCTCCTCGGGCGAGGAGCCGTCCAGCCCCGAGCTGTTCCGCAAGGTCCAGGACACGGGCTACTACAGCCTGTTGCACCTGGGGCAGGCGCTCGCGAAGGGCGACACGTCGCGCCCGGTGCGCATCGAAATCGTGACGGACCGCGTGCAGGACGTCGCGGGCGAGGGCACCGCGCTCCCCGAGAAGGCCACGCTGCTGGGACCCTGCAAGGTGATTCCCCAGGAGCAGGAGCACGTCTCCACGCGCTGCCTCGACGTCGTCGCCCCCGCGCCCGGGAGCCCGGCGGTGGAGAAGCTCGCGGAGCGACTGCTCGCCGAGCTGAGCCAGCGCTCGCGTGACGCCGTGGTCGCGTGGCGCGGCAGCCTCCGTTACGCGCAGACGCACTCGCCGCTGCGCCTGGAGCCCGTGGGCGAGGCCCCCACGCCGCTGCGTGAGAAGGGCGTGTACCTCATCACCGGAGGTCTGGGCGGGGTCGGCCTGATGCTGGCCGAGCACCTGGCGCGCACGCTCCACGCGCGCATCGCGCTGCTGGGTCGCACGGCGCTGCCCGCGCCGTCCGAGTGGGACGGATACCTGGCCACGCATCCTGAGGACGACGCCGTGGCGCGCCGCATCCTCCGAGTGCGCGAGCTGGAGCAGGCAGGCGCTCAGGTGATGGTGGTGCACGCGGACGTCGCGGACGCGGCGCAACTGGAGGCCGCCGTCGCCAAGGTGGAGGCCCGCTTCGGCGCGTTGAACGGCGTGCTCCACTGCGCGGGCGTCACGCAGGGCCCGTCGCTCTACAACCCGCTGACGGACATCGGCCGGAGCGAGTCCGAGACTCAGTTCGGTCCCAAGGTCCATGGCACGTATGCGCTGGAGCAGGTGCTGAGCCGCCGCTCGGCCGACTTCGTGCTGCTCTTCTCGTCCAACGCCGCGGTGCTCGGCGGCCTGGGCTACCTGACGTACGCGTCCTCGAACCTCTTCATGGATGCCTTCGCGCAGGCGCGCGCGGGCCGCAGCGGGACGCGCTGGGTGAGCGCGTCGTGGGACCCGTGGCCCGAGGAGACGAAGCACACGAACGTGCGCACCAGCATGGACCAGTACGCCATGACGCCCGCGGAGGGCGCGGAGGCGGTGCGCCGACTGGTGACGCTCGGGGTGGACGGCCAGGTGGTGGTCGCCACCGGTGACCTGGCGCAGCGCTGGCGGCTGTGGATTCAGCGCGAGACGTCACAGCCCGTCGCGGGAGCACGCGCGGCCGGCAAGCCACGGCGCTCGAAGACGCCCTTCGTCGCGCCCGGCTCCGAGCTGGAGAAGCAGCTCGCGGCGCTCTGGCAGGAGGTCCTCGGCGTCGACTCCGTGGGCCTCAACGACAACTTCTTCGACCTGGGCGGACACTCGCTCCTGGCCACGCGCGTGGCGGGACGGCTGCGCACCCAGTTCGACCTGGACATTCCCCTGGCGAAGCTCTTCGAGGCCGCCACGGTGGCCTCGCTGGCGAAGCTGGTGGCGGACCATCAGGCGGCGCTGGAAGAGGCCGCCAGTCAGGCCGCGCTCGATGAGCTGGCCAACCTCAGTGACGAAGAAATCGAAGCCGAGCTCGCGCGTCGCTCGCGATAG
- a CDS encoding glycosyltransferase, giving the protein MRVILTNFGSLGDVQPFVALAVELKRHGHQPVLAAAPSYEALARHHGLEFAPVGPDLRDAQSGITQAMMGNPAVAHSAGGMLQLFQPLAEAVPLMLEDLRAACRNADVLVSGRVQPAARMVHDLTHLPFVTVLVEHSGSGGGSPAFQAAVRGLVNPLRESLRLPPLDNPLVDGLSPQLVLTALSRHVRPPASDAPAHHHTVGYCLLDEPDFTPDAELAAFLAEGEAPVCITFGSMTHADSAALTDTLVAAAERSGRRALIQHGWSGLGQRALPPTVHALGQVPHSWLFSRVSCVVHHGGAGTTGAAFRAGIPQVVVPHTYDQFTWGEVVQERGCGGPAIPIGELSVERLAAALRAAHEDTGPRATAARLGEQLREEHGTTKARHHIEDLVRRVGLASDPVSGDEGDEDAEDEGRRQRRRSALKQQRARKVDT; this is encoded by the coding sequence ATGCGAGTCATCCTCACCAACTTCGGGTCTCTCGGTGACGTCCAGCCCTTCGTGGCCCTGGCCGTCGAGCTCAAGCGACACGGCCATCAGCCGGTGCTCGCCGCCGCGCCTTCGTACGAGGCCCTGGCGCGACACCACGGCCTGGAGTTCGCGCCCGTGGGCCCGGACCTGCGGGACGCACAGAGCGGCATCACCCAGGCGATGATGGGCAACCCCGCGGTCGCCCACTCCGCTGGAGGCATGCTCCAGCTCTTCCAGCCCCTCGCCGAGGCCGTGCCCCTCATGCTGGAGGACCTGCGCGCCGCGTGCCGCAACGCCGATGTCCTCGTCAGTGGACGCGTCCAGCCCGCCGCCCGCATGGTGCACGACCTCACGCACCTGCCCTTCGTGACGGTGCTCGTGGAGCACAGCGGCAGCGGCGGCGGGAGCCCGGCGTTCCAGGCCGCGGTGCGCGGACTGGTGAACCCCCTGCGCGAGTCCCTGCGACTGCCTCCGCTCGACAACCCGCTGGTGGATGGACTCTCACCGCAGCTGGTCCTCACCGCGCTGAGCCGGCACGTGCGCCCGCCCGCGTCCGACGCGCCGGCGCATCACCACACCGTCGGCTACTGCCTGCTCGACGAGCCGGACTTCACGCCGGATGCGGAGCTGGCCGCGTTCCTGGCGGAGGGCGAGGCGCCGGTGTGCATCACCTTCGGCAGCATGACGCACGCGGACTCCGCGGCGCTGACGGACACGCTGGTGGCCGCCGCCGAGCGCTCGGGGCGACGGGCCCTCATCCAGCACGGCTGGAGCGGCCTGGGCCAGCGCGCCCTGCCTCCGACGGTGCACGCGCTGGGACAGGTGCCGCACTCGTGGCTGTTCTCGCGGGTGTCGTGCGTGGTGCACCACGGCGGCGCGGGGACCACGGGCGCGGCGTTCCGCGCGGGCATCCCCCAGGTCGTCGTACCGCACACGTATGACCAGTTCACCTGGGGCGAGGTCGTCCAGGAGCGCGGCTGCGGTGGACCGGCGATTCCCATCGGCGAGCTGAGCGTGGAGCGACTCGCGGCGGCACTGCGCGCGGCGCACGAGGACACGGGCCCGCGCGCCACGGCGGCGCGGCTGGGCGAGCAGCTTCGCGAAGAGCACGGAACGACGAAGGCGCGTCACCACATCGAGGACCTGGTCCGTCGGGTGGGGCTCGCCTCGGACCCGGTGAGCGGGGACGAAGGCGATGAGGACGCGGAAGACGAGGGGCGGCGTCAGCGGCGCAGGAGCGCGCTGAAGCAGCAGCGGGCGAGGAAGGTCGACACTTGA